One stretch of Halobaculum marinum DNA includes these proteins:
- a CDS encoding LamG domain-containing protein, whose product MAPDPPLKATDSSVTRRTWLKLTGIATMGSVSTAGCLDAPTPDRLGLGYGGTPWRLSGGIPAALLAGNPLSLVGPSDGLVGHWPLDGTNDTMADVAGGNDGVVRGNPQLGVAGVYDSTAIEFGGAPDEYVEVANASVLAPDELSFGGWYRTTSGENEQTVVQKADSRYGDEGYAIDVQTPNSLRAHVGVESGQATVNPFGVATHDGEWHHVFCTWDGQALVLYLDGEEVDRDTSQSGTVVHSDRSLYIGYGDNGYSSYYDMDGAVDDVRVYNRAIGGDEVAALYAGVEESTPTPTPTPTPTATPTATSTPTPTPTPTPTATPTATPTPTPTATPTPTPTETPTPTPTATPTPTPTATPTPTPTATPTATPTPTPTATPTPTDPSTQPAPVARWQFTETSGTTVADSAGGNDGFLRGSPALDTDGVFDTSGIAFGPNADDYVEVPDSGTLTPTAALSFCGWYRTTSGDREQTVLQKADARYGEEGYAVDVQSRTRLRAHLGVESGRASVNPRGVKTHDGQWHHVCCTWDGEAFVVYLDGEEVDRDTSQSGDVVPSGRSLYIGYGDNGYTASYDMNGTVDDVRVYETALTSDEVGAIVAGATTAPTPTPTPTPTPTATPTPTPSETPTATPIPNDEFGESGYGSHGYGGVVDGSN is encoded by the coding sequence ATGGCCCCGGACCCACCGCTGAAAGCGACCGATAGTTCAGTCACCCGACGTACATGGCTCAAGCTGACCGGCATCGCCACCATGGGGTCCGTGTCGACGGCCGGGTGTCTGGACGCTCCCACTCCCGATCGGCTCGGACTCGGCTACGGTGGGACCCCCTGGCGACTCTCGGGCGGCATCCCGGCGGCGCTGCTGGCAGGAAACCCCCTCTCGCTGGTCGGGCCCAGCGACGGACTGGTGGGTCACTGGCCGCTCGACGGCACCAACGACACGATGGCGGACGTGGCGGGCGGCAACGACGGCGTCGTTCGCGGGAACCCCCAACTGGGTGTGGCGGGCGTGTACGACTCGACTGCCATCGAGTTCGGGGGGGCTCCCGACGAGTACGTCGAGGTCGCGAACGCGAGCGTCCTCGCGCCCGACGAACTCAGCTTCGGGGGCTGGTACCGGACCACCAGCGGCGAGAACGAACAGACGGTCGTCCAGAAGGCGGACTCCCGCTACGGCGACGAGGGGTACGCCATCGACGTCCAGACGCCGAACAGCCTCCGGGCCCACGTCGGCGTCGAGAGCGGACAGGCGACGGTCAACCCCTTCGGCGTCGCGACCCACGACGGCGAGTGGCACCACGTATTCTGTACGTGGGATGGGCAGGCGCTCGTCCTGTACCTCGACGGCGAGGAGGTCGACCGCGACACCTCACAGTCGGGCACAGTGGTGCACAGCGACCGGTCGTTGTACATCGGGTACGGCGACAACGGCTACTCCAGCTACTACGACATGGACGGGGCCGTCGACGACGTCCGTGTGTACAACCGAGCGATCGGAGGTGACGAGGTCGCGGCGCTGTACGCCGGTGTCGAGGAGTCGACACCGACGCCCACGCCAACTCCAACACCGACCGCAACGCCGACTGCGACGTCGACACCGACGCCGACACCGACACCTACTCCGACCGCAACGCCCACGGCAACGCCAACGCCCACTCCGACTGCAACACCGACGCCGACACCAACTGAGACACCGACACCGACACCAACTGCGACACCGACGCCGACACCAACTGCGACACCGACACCTACTCCGACCGCAACGCCCACGGCAACGCCAACGCCCACTCCGACTGCAACACCGACGCCAACGGACCCGTCGACACAGCCAGCGCCGGTGGCACGGTGGCAGTTCACGGAGACGAGCGGGACGACGGTGGCAGACAGCGCCGGGGGGAACGACGGGTTCCTCCGTGGCTCGCCGGCCCTCGACACAGATGGAGTGTTCGATACGTCGGGCATCGCCTTCGGCCCGAACGCGGACGACTACGTTGAGGTCCCCGATTCGGGGACGCTGACACCGACGGCGGCGCTCTCGTTTTGCGGCTGGTACCGCACGACGAGCGGTGACCGCGAGCAGACGGTCCTCCAGAAGGCGGACGCACGGTACGGTGAGGAAGGCTACGCCGTCGACGTCCAGAGCCGGACCCGCTTGCGTGCGCACCTCGGCGTCGAAAGCGGCCGCGCATCGGTAAACCCCCGCGGCGTCAAGACACACGACGGCCAGTGGCACCACGTCTGTTGCACCTGGGACGGCGAGGCGTTCGTCGTGTACCTCGACGGCGAGGAGGTCGACCGCGACACGTCCCAGTCGGGCGACGTCGTCCCGAGCGGCCGGTCGCTGTACATCGGCTACGGCGACAACGGCTACACCGCCTCCTACGACATGAACGGGACCGTCGACGACGTGCGTGTGTACGAGACGGCGCTGACGAGCGACGAAGTCGGTGCGATCGTCGCCGGGGCGACGACGGCGCCTACGCCGACTCCGACCCCGACCCCCACGCCGACAGCGACGCCGACGCCCACACCGAGTGAAACACCAACCGCGACACCGATCCCGAACGACGAGTTCGGGGAGAGTGGCTACGGCAGCCACGGCTACGGCGGCGTCGTCGACGGGAGCAACTAA
- a CDS encoding glycosyltransferase family 4 protein — protein MSDDDTSRSESQPSYRVLGCATEHPSHLFPVRTPFNHRSFDALNRTGVDLDVVSPTPYAPPIGPFSEYRHVPKTERWGSYQVHYPRFLYALPKRYFYHLSGNSMQKRLTRYVAKTFETPHDVVQTCGFYLDGYGALEYCRRHDIPLVALSHAGDLKNFDRFNDTVQSHIRETIDYASAVLTVSDELADVARRFTTANKVTTLPIGEDPEKYPTDRREEIRAELGIDPDTKLLLYVGRFEKEKGVEELVSALEDLDREDVSVAAAGHGGALRWWFLDRLGKLPHPAHAYWELDPIAVRRLHVAADLLVLPSHFEARPTVIYEAMAAQTPVLASNVGGIPEMVVDGETGILTPPHDAEALTEVLDCLLDDPERLRTMGAAGLQRLIDNEWTWTRHAERMTEIHRRVIDA, from the coding sequence ATGTCAGACGACGATACCTCCCGATCCGAGTCGCAGCCCTCCTACCGGGTTCTCGGGTGTGCGACCGAACACCCAAGTCACCTCTTCCCGGTCCGCACGCCGTTCAATCACCGTTCGTTCGACGCGCTCAACAGGACTGGTGTCGACCTCGACGTGGTCTCACCGACGCCGTACGCCCCGCCGATCGGCCCGTTCTCGGAGTACCGACACGTGCCGAAGACCGAGCGGTGGGGGTCGTACCAGGTACACTACCCCAGATTCCTCTACGCCCTGCCGAAACGATACTTCTATCATCTCTCCGGGAACTCGATGCAGAAACGGCTCACTCGGTACGTTGCCAAGACGTTCGAGACGCCCCACGACGTGGTTCAGACCTGTGGGTTCTACCTGGACGGGTACGGCGCGCTCGAGTACTGTCGACGCCACGACATACCGCTGGTCGCGCTGTCGCACGCCGGAGATCTGAAGAACTTCGACCGATTCAACGACACCGTCCAATCACACATCCGTGAGACGATCGACTACGCCTCGGCGGTCCTGACAGTGAGCGACGAACTGGCCGACGTCGCTCGCAGGTTCACGACCGCTAACAAGGTCACGACCCTCCCTATCGGCGAGGACCCCGAGAAGTACCCGACCGACCGGCGCGAGGAGATCCGTGCGGAGTTGGGTATCGACCCGGACACGAAACTGCTGTTGTACGTCGGTCGCTTCGAGAAGGAGAAGGGCGTCGAGGAGCTCGTCTCGGCGCTCGAAGACTTAGACCGCGAGGACGTGAGCGTCGCCGCCGCCGGTCACGGCGGCGCGTTACGGTGGTGGTTCCTCGACCGACTGGGGAAACTGCCCCACCCGGCCCACGCGTACTGGGAGCTGGACCCCATCGCCGTCCGACGACTCCACGTCGCGGCGGACCTGCTCGTCCTCCCGAGTCACTTCGAGGCGCGGCCGACGGTCATCTACGAGGCGATGGCCGCCCAGACGCCCGTGCTCGCGTCGAACGTCGGCGGGATCCCGGAGATGGTCGTCGACGGGGAGACGGGGATACTGACCCCGCCTCACGACGCCGAGGCGCTGACCGAGGTGCTGGACTGCCTTCTCGACGACCCCGAGCGTCTGCGAACGATGGGCGCGGCGGGGCTGCAACGACTGATCGACAACGAGTGGACGTGGACCCGTCACGCCGAGCGGATGACCGAGATTCACCGGAGGGTCATCGATGCCTGA
- a CDS encoding glycosyltransferase family 2 protein, with protein MVTVSVVIPYSERFTPPEMLEEAKETVAAQTVDTDLVVVDDVDTGPADARNVGLERADSRYVAFLDADDLWKPDKLERQLDRMADTGAGFCLEGESMSLDEFVYRVMLNELTSFTSSMVVDTDRVSATFESGLNRDEDRLYALEAATQAGVCFCRDLFVRRRHDRSMMATGIEVDEYVEACTEFAYLADQRVPAAHPYLSIYYVQAFTTAGLALRREGEHDRAVSYLVRALRISPHPYTLWHLLLTLLSRALPIGPTQ; from the coding sequence ATGGTGACCGTCTCGGTGGTCATCCCCTACAGCGAACGCTTCACGCCTCCGGAGATGCTCGAAGAGGCGAAAGAGACCGTGGCCGCACAGACCGTCGACACCGACCTGGTCGTCGTCGACGACGTCGACACCGGCCCGGCCGACGCCCGGAACGTGGGATTGGAGCGTGCCGACTCCCGATACGTCGCTTTCCTGGACGCCGACGACCTCTGGAAACCCGACAAACTCGAGCGCCAACTCGACCGGATGGCCGACACCGGTGCCGGGTTCTGTCTGGAGGGCGAATCGATGTCGCTCGACGAGTTCGTCTACCGCGTTATGCTGAACGAGTTGACGTCGTTCACCTCTTCGATGGTGGTCGACACCGACCGCGTGTCAGCCACCTTCGAGTCGGGACTGAACCGCGACGAGGACCGACTCTACGCCCTCGAGGCGGCGACACAGGCTGGTGTCTGTTTCTGTCGGGACCTCTTCGTCCGCCGTCGCCACGACCGAAGCATGATGGCTACCGGCATCGAAGTCGACGAGTACGTGGAGGCGTGTACGGAGTTCGCGTATCTCGCTGACCAGCGGGTTCCGGCGGCTCATCCGTACCTGAGCATCTACTACGTGCAAGCGTTCACGACCGCCGGACTCGCGCTCCGGAGGGAAGGGGAGCACGACCGGGCCGTCTCGTATCTCGTGCGAGCGCTCCGCATCTCCCCACACCCGTACACGCTCTGGCATCTCCTGTTGACGCTCTTGTCTCGCGCTCTGCCGATAGGTCCAACACAGTGA
- a CDS encoding glucosamine inositolphosphorylceramide transferase family protein, producing the protein MGDRYASEAVPEYPIAADRAPERFVPAGDINPVLTAADVTDFGRTDCVADPFLFVTADGDWHMFFEVYTQNRQPSAVIGHAESADGYDWQYDRVVLETDEHLSYPYVFKWDGDHYMVPDTWAKERGPAAVTLFKAASFPHQWEPVAELVRPATPIHDFSPFRWEGRWWAIVGDGTDLYAYYSDDLEAPDWTPHEANPVVQNRPTAARPGGRPLVFSDYVLAFYQDCADRYGERVHAYEITELTPETYTDTRRADSPVLDPAGGLGWNSGAIHQVDAWYDGDGYLCAVDGNVGLGYQVVGIHHWAIGIYRA; encoded by the coding sequence ATGGGGGACCGATACGCCAGCGAGGCGGTCCCGGAGTACCCGATCGCGGCCGACCGAGCCCCGGAGCGGTTCGTGCCGGCCGGCGACATCAACCCCGTCTTGACCGCCGCCGACGTGACCGACTTCGGCCGTACTGACTGCGTGGCCGACCCGTTCCTGTTCGTCACCGCCGACGGCGACTGGCACATGTTCTTCGAGGTATACACACAGAATCGCCAGCCGTCGGCGGTCATCGGTCACGCCGAGAGTGCGGACGGCTACGACTGGCAGTACGACCGAGTCGTACTTGAGACGGACGAACACCTGTCGTACCCGTACGTTTTCAAGTGGGACGGAGACCACTACATGGTTCCAGACACCTGGGCAAAGGAACGAGGGCCTGCAGCAGTCACACTGTTCAAGGCTGCGTCGTTCCCCCACCAGTGGGAGCCGGTCGCCGAACTCGTCAGGCCGGCGACCCCGATACACGACTTCAGTCCGTTCCGCTGGGAGGGCCGTTGGTGGGCGATCGTCGGGGACGGCACGGATCTGTACGCGTACTACAGCGACGACCTCGAGGCGCCCGACTGGACGCCACACGAGGCGAACCCCGTCGTGCAGAATCGGCCGACAGCGGCTCGTCCGGGGGGTCGTCCGCTCGTCTTCTCCGACTACGTACTCGCGTTCTACCAGGACTGCGCGGACCGCTACGGCGAGCGCGTTCACGCGTACGAGATCACCGAGCTCACACCCGAGACGTACACCGACACTCGACGCGCGGATTCGCCCGTTCTCGACCCTGCTGGGGGGCTCGGCTGGAACAGCGGTGCGATCCACCAGGTTGACGCGTGGTACGACGGCGACGGCTACCTGTGTGCGGTCGACGGGAACGTCGGTCTCGGGTATCAGGTGGTGGGCATCCACCACTGGGCCATCGGCATCTACCGGGCTTAG
- a CDS encoding polysaccharide biosynthesis C-terminal domain-containing protein, which translates to MNRDKPAPVRPLAGSVIPRQLNFARAGGLLLALEIVGVVIGFGSTVYFATTLGAAALGVFFLFEAALGTLGTFGDFGINGAIEKRISEGREPGSVLSAGLLLKGALVLGLTAVVVPFRQAINAYVGAVVVGPLLVALVLSQLAVLSIHVMRAELRADETAILQFLRLVTYVAVSVALIRFGAGPMALVYGLIAGYLVLLAGGVRRTSTVPARPSIRHVRTLVDYAKFNGIWGLGGQAYNTMDILVIGLFLTSADVAAYELAWRVTLMTGIVGGVVANTVFAQMSAWDAAGQRDRIAPTVRDGLLASLVLVVPSFVGVALLSEEILGFVFGPEFVIAAAAFVVLMGEKLVAAVNNVFDATVRAVDRPDIGAYATVASLALNIVLNILLVPRYGLVGAGLATGLSMAINTVVLGGFLRRLVPIEFPVREVGWCVAAAGLMGVAVVAAGTVLPATLAGLVGRILLGGAVYGAVVLASPSIRAKFFSAVGQFGG; encoded by the coding sequence GTGAACCGAGACAAACCGGCTCCCGTTCGACCGCTCGCGGGGTCGGTGATCCCGCGACAGTTGAACTTCGCGCGGGCCGGCGGCCTCCTCTTGGCGCTGGAGATCGTCGGCGTCGTCATCGGGTTCGGCTCGACGGTGTACTTCGCGACGACGCTGGGTGCCGCGGCGTTGGGGGTGTTCTTCCTGTTCGAGGCGGCGCTGGGAACACTCGGAACGTTCGGGGATTTCGGGATTAACGGCGCGATCGAGAAACGCATCAGCGAGGGACGCGAGCCCGGGTCCGTCCTCAGCGCGGGCCTCCTCCTGAAAGGCGCGCTGGTGCTCGGACTGACCGCCGTCGTCGTCCCGTTCCGCCAAGCGATCAACGCCTACGTCGGCGCGGTCGTGGTCGGTCCGTTGCTGGTGGCGTTGGTACTGTCCCAACTGGCGGTGCTCTCTATCCACGTTATGCGGGCGGAACTGCGAGCCGACGAGACGGCGATCCTCCAGTTTCTGCGTCTGGTGACGTACGTCGCGGTGTCGGTCGCGCTGATCCGGTTCGGTGCCGGCCCGATGGCGCTCGTCTACGGCCTCATCGCCGGCTACCTCGTCTTGCTCGCCGGGGGCGTGCGACGGACCTCGACGGTGCCCGCCCGTCCATCGATCCGACACGTCCGGACCCTGGTCGACTACGCGAAGTTCAACGGGATCTGGGGACTGGGCGGACAGGCATACAACACGATGGACATCCTGGTCATCGGGCTGTTCCTCACGAGCGCCGACGTGGCGGCGTACGAACTGGCCTGGCGCGTGACGCTGATGACCGGGATCGTGGGCGGCGTCGTCGCTAACACCGTCTTCGCCCAGATGAGCGCGTGGGACGCCGCCGGACAGCGTGATCGCATCGCGCCGACAGTCCGAGACGGACTGTTGGCGTCGTTGGTGCTCGTCGTTCCCTCCTTCGTCGGCGTCGCGTTGCTCTCTGAGGAGATTCTCGGGTTCGTCTTCGGGCCGGAGTTCGTCATCGCCGCAGCCGCGTTCGTCGTTCTGATGGGCGAGAAGTTGGTCGCTGCGGTGAACAACGTCTTCGACGCGACGGTTCGGGCGGTCGATCGGCCGGACATCGGTGCCTACGCGACCGTCGCGTCGCTGGCGTTGAACATCGTGTTGAACATCCTGTTGGTTCCTCGATACGGACTCGTCGGGGCCGGGCTCGCGACGGGCCTCTCGATGGCGATCAACACGGTCGTCCTCGGCGGGTTCCTCCGCCGTCTTGTCCCGATCGAGTTCCCCGTCCGGGAGGTCGGGTGGTGTGTCGCGGCGGCCGGACTGATGGGCGTTGCGGTCGTCGCAGCGGGGACAGTGCTTCCGGCGACGCTGGCCGGACTCGTCGGGCGGATACTCCTCGGAGGGGCCGTCTATGGGGCGGTGGTGCTCGCCTCACCGAGCATCCGGGCGAAGTTCTTCAGCGCCGTCGGTCAGTTCGGTGGCTGA
- a CDS encoding glycosyltransferase family 4 protein, giving the protein MSDPYDVLACCIHHQSHPFQVRSPFNHRSFDAINRTHADLDVVVPTPFAAPVGPFSEYSRVPETERWGTYVAHYPRFLYMIPKQYFYHVSGDSLQKRVPRYIEKTFETPHDVVHTSDIYLDGYGLLPYCRKHDLPIVVTSNAVDLHNFDSFNQQAQRRIRETIDYASRILVVSDELAAVARRFAPEEKVQTVPIGEDPSKFPTDRRTEIRAELGIDPDTKLLLYVGAFTEQKGVKELVESVDALERDDVLLVTVGHEGDLRWWLLDELGELSHPARSQWRLDPIALRRWQVAADVVVHPSWTEGRPTVIYEAMASKTPVVASEVGGIPEMVVDGETGVLTPPRDPATLTRVLDELLDDPERLRAMGAAGHQRLLDQNWTWSAHAERVTDIHEAVMAEW; this is encoded by the coding sequence ATGAGCGACCCCTACGACGTGTTGGCCTGTTGCATCCACCATCAGAGTCACCCGTTCCAGGTTCGCTCTCCGTTCAACCATCGTTCGTTCGACGCCATCAACCGCACCCACGCGGACCTCGACGTGGTCGTGCCGACGCCGTTCGCCGCGCCGGTCGGCCCGTTCTCGGAGTACTCGCGAGTTCCCGAGACCGAACGGTGGGGGACCTACGTGGCCCACTACCCGCGGTTTCTGTACATGATCCCGAAGCAGTACTTCTACCACGTCTCCGGAGACTCTCTGCAGAAACGCGTTCCTCGCTATATCGAGAAAACGTTCGAGACGCCACACGACGTGGTCCACACCTCCGACATCTATCTCGACGGATACGGGCTGCTCCCGTACTGCCGGAAGCACGATCTGCCGATCGTGGTCACGAGCAACGCCGTCGACCTTCACAACTTCGACTCCTTCAATCAGCAGGCCCAACGGCGGATCCGCGAGACCATCGACTACGCCTCCCGTATTCTCGTCGTCAGCGACGAACTGGCCGCTGTCGCCCGGCGGTTCGCCCCCGAAGAGAAAGTCCAGACGGTCCCCATCGGCGAGGACCCATCGAAGTTCCCCACCGACCGACGCACCGAGATCCGGGCGGAACTGGGTATTGACCCCGACACGAAACTGCTGTTGTACGTGGGGGCCTTCACCGAACAGAAGGGCGTGAAGGAACTGGTCGAGTCGGTCGACGCGCTCGAACGGGACGACGTGCTGCTCGTCACCGTCGGCCACGAGGGCGACCTGCGCTGGTGGCTGCTGGACGAGCTCGGCGAACTCTCTCACCCCGCCCGGTCGCAGTGGCGACTCGACCCGATAGCGTTGCGACGCTGGCAGGTCGCCGCCGACGTCGTTGTCCACCCCAGTTGGACGGAGGGCAGGCCGACGGTCATCTACGAGGCGATGGCCTCGAAGACTCCCGTCGTTGCATCCGAAGTGGGCGGCATCCCCGAGATGGTCGTCGACGGCGAGACGGGCGTCCTGACCCCGCCGAGAGACCCGGCGACGCTGACCCGCGTGCTGGACGAATTGCTGGACGATCCGGAGCGACTGCGGGCGATGGGTGCGGCGGGGCACCAACGCCTCCTCGATCAGAACTGGACGTGGAGCGCACACGCGGAGCGGGTGACGGACATCCACGAGGCGGTGATGGCCGAATGGTGA
- a CDS encoding glycosyltransferase family 2 protein yields MPEVSVVVPAYQRGDMVGRAIDSALAQTLDDIEVIVVDDGSDDDTEAVVTGYDDDRVRYVAHETNRGVSAARNTGLAAATGEYVAFLDSDDEWLPRKLERQLSVLADRGEGWVGAYCGVATCGLSPLGRLASVVSERFFRSAAPREGGRELAEALLSMQVFMGPGSTLLVERDVLNATGGFDEGLSLYEDWDLVLRVLAVGKLAYVDEPLAVTHFTGNAPAKACVVNDRRFLERNAALVADLEARGVRVERIHRMGLVGHFLAEGRFGEAAEYLDAATLAEPKNLARVAFWSVLGVRALLRGDR; encoded by the coding sequence ATGCCTGAGGTCAGCGTCGTCGTCCCGGCGTACCAGCGGGGCGACATGGTGGGTCGGGCTATCGACAGCGCGCTCGCCCAGACACTCGACGACATCGAAGTCATCGTCGTCGACGACGGAAGCGACGACGATACCGAGGCCGTCGTCACGGGGTACGACGACGACCGCGTGCGATATGTCGCTCACGAGACGAACCGCGGCGTGAGCGCCGCCCGCAACACCGGCCTCGCCGCGGCGACGGGCGAGTACGTCGCGTTCCTCGACTCCGACGACGAGTGGCTCCCGCGAAAACTCGAGCGACAGCTCTCGGTGCTGGCGGACCGCGGTGAGGGGTGGGTGGGCGCGTACTGCGGGGTGGCGACCTGCGGGCTCTCGCCACTTGGCCGGCTCGCGAGTGTGGTCTCCGAACGGTTCTTCCGGTCGGCCGCGCCGCGCGAGGGCGGCCGGGAACTGGCCGAGGCGCTGTTGTCGATGCAGGTGTTCATGGGGCCCGGGTCGACGCTGCTGGTCGAACGCGACGTGTTGAACGCGACCGGCGGGTTCGACGAGGGACTGTCCCTGTACGAGGACTGGGACCTCGTCTTACGGGTGCTCGCGGTCGGGAAACTGGCGTACGTCGACGAGCCGCTGGCGGTAACCCACTTCACCGGCAACGCCCCGGCGAAGGCCTGTGTCGTGAACGACCGGCGCTTTCTGGAACGCAACGCCGCTCTTGTTGCCGACCTGGAGGCACGCGGCGTGCGGGTCGAGCGGATCCACCGGATGGGGCTGGTCGGTCACTTCCTCGCCGAGGGTCGATTCGGCGAGGCCGCCGAGTATCTCGATGCAGCGACGCTCGCCGAACCGAAGAACCTCGCCCGAGTGGCCTTCTGGTCGGTGCTCGGTGTTCGAGCCCTTCTGAGGGGCGACCGATGA
- a CDS encoding glycosyltransferase produces MTEAQAGDAPDPLVSVVVVTYNSAPTVGETLSSLAAQTYPDDRYEIVVVDGGSSDDTERVVAEYDAEFHVVDGGTIGACRNHGIDVVDAEYVAFTDSDCAVPATWLRSLVDRMVDAADHIAGIGGPNRPFPDDPAFAKLVGSLQGTVFGSGGSPQSHAIDRVREVRSVACCNVIYDAAVLEKHRFDGDINVGEDAELHFRLSEAGLRFLFDPKIAVSHHLSSDIASFTKKARSYGYSMARIQRRHGKLIRWYSPLPSAALGGGAVAFLADLTAQRARYVPLLALAYLLVSAYATAQVYRDRRSPLALFVPVLLAAQYGFYGIGFLEGLTAADPVPQELP; encoded by the coding sequence GTGACCGAAGCGCAAGCCGGCGACGCTCCCGATCCGTTGGTTTCTGTTGTCGTCGTCACGTACAACTCGGCGCCGACCGTCGGTGAAACGCTGTCGTCGTTGGCCGCACAGACCTACCCCGACGACCGCTACGAGATAGTCGTCGTCGACGGCGGGAGCAGCGACGACACCGAGCGAGTCGTCGCCGAGTACGACGCGGAGTTCCACGTCGTCGACGGTGGGACCATCGGTGCGTGCCGGAACCACGGCATCGACGTGGTCGACGCGGAGTACGTCGCGTTCACCGACTCCGACTGTGCGGTTCCCGCGACGTGGCTCAGGAGCCTCGTCGACCGGATGGTCGACGCCGCCGACCACATCGCTGGTATCGGCGGCCCGAATCGCCCGTTCCCGGACGACCCGGCGTTCGCGAAACTGGTCGGGTCTCTCCAGGGGACGGTGTTCGGATCCGGCGGATCGCCGCAGTCGCACGCGATCGACCGGGTCCGAGAGGTTCGGTCTGTCGCGTGTTGTAACGTGATCTATGACGCTGCCGTCCTCGAGAAGCATCGCTTCGACGGCGACATCAACGTCGGCGAGGACGCGGAGTTGCACTTCCGATTGAGCGAGGCCGGCCTCCGGTTTCTCTTCGACCCGAAGATCGCGGTTTCACACCACCTCTCGTCCGATATCGCGTCTTTCACGAAGAAAGCCCGCTCGTACGGCTACTCGATGGCCCGCATCCAGCGGCGCCACGGGAAGCTGATCCGGTGGTATTCCCCGCTCCCATCGGCGGCACTCGGCGGCGGCGCGGTCGCTTTCTTGGCCGATCTGACGGCGCAGCGGGCCCGCTACGTCCCGCTGTTGGCGCTCGCGTATCTCCTCGTCAGCGCCTACGCGACGGCGCAGGTGTACCGCGACCGGCGAAGCCCGCTGGCGCTGTTCGTCCCGGTGCTGCTCGCCGCACAGTACGGGTTCTACGGCATCGGCTTCCTCGAAGGACTGACCGCGGCCGACCCCGTTCCACAGGAGCTCCCCTAA